GACAAAGCACAAAAGATCACCAGAACCTTTGCTAATGCTACAGCGTATACTTTAGATCAGTTGCCAGAGTTGCTTAAAGAAGCTGATATAGTCATTGCTGCAGTTACTGTAAAAGACTATATTGTTACACCAGTATATTTAGATTTTAAACCAAGAGTTTTTGTCGATATATCAATCCCTAGAGCTATAGATCCTAGTGTCGAAAGTATTGGACAAAATGTATATTATTGTGTTGATGATATACATGCAGTCATGGAAGAAGGTAAAGATAAGCGTAAGCTTGAAAGCACAAGGGCTCAGAAGATTATAGTTAAATCTTTGGAGGAGTATTTAGAAAAGGAAAAAGCTATTATATCTAACACAGCAATTAAAGAACTCTTTGATAAAGCTGATGATATGGTAGATATGTCACTAGAAAGAAGTTTATCTAAAATTAGAAATGGTAAAGATGCTGAAGAGATAATAAAAAGATTTGCATATGAGATTAAGAAAAAAGTTTTACACTATCCAGTTATGGGAATGAAAGAGGCATCGAAAGAAGGTAGAAAAGATTGTCTTGTATGTATGAAACGAATGTTTGGTTTAAACATGGAAAAATAAATGAAAGATTCTATAAAGTCAAAATTACAAAGCCTTGTAGAAAGGCATGAGGAAGTAAGTGCGTTACTTAGTGATGCCAGTGTTATTTCCAACCAAAACAAATTTAGAGATTTATCAAAAGAGTACTCTAACTTAGAGCCAGTTGTTAAAGCTTTTAAAGAATACTCTCAAGCACAAGAAGATAAGCAAGCAGCACAAGAGATGTTAAATGAGAAGGATCAAGATTTGGTTGAGATGGCAAAAGAGGAATTAAAACTTGCTGAAACTAAAATCATAGAGCTTGAGAAAGAACTACAGGTCTTACTGTTGCCACGTGATCCTAATGATGATGCTAACGTATTTTTAGAAATAAGAGCAGGTACTGGTGGTGATGAAGCTTCTATATTCTCTGGAGATTTATTTAGAATGTATTCTAAATACGCTGAGCAAAAAGGCTGGAAAATAGAAGTTGTGTCGGCTAGTGAGGGTGAGCATGGCGGTTATAAAGAAATAATCACAAAGATAAATGGTGAAGGTGTGTACTCACAGCTTAAATTTGAGTCTGGGGCTCATAGAGTGCAACGTGTTCCGGCTACTGAGTCACAAGGTAGAATCCATACTTCAGCATGTACTGTAGCTGTTATGCCAGAGGTTGATGAGGTTGAGGGTATCGACATTAACCCGGCGGATTTAAAAGTTGATACTTTTAGAGCATCAGGAGCAGGAGGCCAGCATGTTAACAAAACTGACTCTGCAATTAGGATAACACACATCCCAACAGGTGTTGTTGTTGAGTGCCAGGATCAGCGTTCGCAACATAAAAACCGTGCAGCTGCTATGTCGATGTTAAAATCTAAGCTTTTACAAGCTGAGATAGATAAACAACAAAAAGAACAGTCAGATACACGTAGAAATCTGGTTGGTAGCGGTGATAGGTCAGAGAGAATTAGAACTTATAACTACCCTCAGGGAAGGATTACTGATCATCGTATTAACCTTACACTGTATAAACTTGATGAAGTCATGGAAGGTTATTTAGATAGTGTGATTCAACCATTGGTTTTAGAGCATCAAGCTGATCTTTTAGCTACTATGTCAGATGAGTAGTAATCTAACAATTTCTAATCTAATAAAAACAAATTTAACGAAGTTTAAATTTAGTGATACTGCTACAGCTAGATCTGACATTCAGACGATAGTTTGCGAAGTTTTAGGTGTAGATAAAACTTATCTGTATATGTGCCCTGAGCAAACTTTAGGTGATCAACAAGCTAAAGAAATTGAGCAAAAGATTTCACGTTTAAGCCAAGGTGAGCCATTGGCCTATATATTAGGCTATAAATATTTTTGGAAACAAAAACTATTTGTAACCAAAGATACTCTTATCCCTAGAGCAGATACCGAAGTTTTAATTGAAACGATTTTGAATGATATTAATAAAACAGTCGTTCCGGACACTGACCCGGTATCTCTTGACTATAAGTCTTATGTTAAATTGAAAATATTAGATTTAGGTACAGGCACGGGGGCAATAGCTTTGGCATTAGCTAATGAGCTATCAAATAGTCAAATAATTGCTGTGGACTTTTCTGAAAAGGCTTTAGAGGTTGCCCAAATAAATGCTGTAGCAAATGGTATTGATAACGTTAAATTTATTAAAAGTAATTGGTATCAAGCTTTAGGATTAGAAAAATTTGATATTATAGTTTCAAACCCACCTTATATAGATCATGATGATAGTAATATCGATTTTGAGGTAAAAGCTTATGAACCTAAATCAGCACTTTTTGCTGGCGATGAGGGGTTAGCTGATATAAAAATTATAGTTACTCAAGCATCAAAGTTTTTAGTACCTGGAGGAAGAATATATTTAGAACATGGATTCTCTCAAGCAGAAGAAGTGGCAAGAGTGTTACAAGAAAATAATTTTTCAGGCATCCAAACTATTAAAGATTTGAATAATAAGGATAGGTGTACAGTTGGACATAATTAAAAACACTTATTCTATTTTTTTAGCATAATCACCATTCTTATTTCGAAGATAAATTGTATTACTATTCTCAAAAAATAATTTACAATCTGACTATAAAAAACTATGATTCACCCCAAAGCGAAGGAAGGTTTATTTTGTCTCCAAAAACCACTTTACATTAGTTATAATTTAAATTTATATTTCAACCAAATATGCTTAAGTATTTAATATTTATTAAAATAAGTATTGATAGTAAATTTTATTGATATATAATATTTAAACATTAGTTTAATAAAAATACATGGTTTAACTATAAAAATAGGTGGATATTTGTGAATAAAAAATTAATAAGTGTGATAGCTATATTGACAACAGCTCCATTATTAAGTAGTTGTGGTACACAAGAAGAACTAAGTGAGTATCAGATAGTTACAAGCTGTAATGATCTAACATGTAGTATAGCCTTAGATCAAGTTGATTTACTTAGATATACAACTGTATTAGGTAAAGATATTGATCGAGTACTAAAATCAGAACCTGTAGGGGCTACTGAAGGCACGCAGTTTGATATAACATGGAGTATATCAGGTGGAGATTACGCTACAGATGCAGACATGACAGCTGCTGGGTTAACAGCATGTGAAAGCGATACTTGTTCAAACACAGCTAATCCAACTGGTTACGTATTTAGTTCACCTGGAGCTAAACAAATAAGTGTATCAGGTGTTGTTAAACTAAGTGATGGCCGTACGATTAATGTAAATCAGTCAAAATCTATACTTGTCGGACTTTATTCTACGGCTACATACAGGGTTCCTAAAAACAGTAGTAGTACTTACTATAACGCTACTCAAATGGTGAATGACTTTAATAACCTGCCAAGTAATGAAAGAGCAGGAATTAGTTCTATATCAGTAGATAATAATAATATTACTTTTACATGTGAGGAGGGGCAGTATATTACTTCAGCAATGCGTGATTTATCAAGTGGTCAAAAATTAGATTTTTCAAATTTAGTTGACCAATCAGGTTCAGTACAATTTGAAGCTGGTGTGACGTTCACGGCGTCGTATGGTGGAACTTACGTTAGAAACGCAGAGCAAGTTTCTTCCTCAGTGCAATGGACTGCTATTGCTTGTGGAGGAATAATTGGGTCATAGTAAGAAGAGTGTAGATATAATTGAATTGTAACGACACGTGTCTATAAACAACTACAACTACCGTAAAGTTTCTTGTTTGTAGTAGCGCAAATTGCATGCTCACAGTTTTGCTAAAGTTCTTTTAAGCTGTATGTAATATAGTCAGATTCTGGCTTACTGTGTGATTCTTAACTTATATCTTTTTATACAGCATTATATATGCTTGTTTTCTTAGTTCTGTTTCTTCATTTTCTTTTAAGATTTTTACTTCTTCATCATTAATCTTATACACCTTCGGATATTTTTTGAGTGAAACTAAATAGTAATGTCCCTGTTTAGAGGTCTTTCCTTTATGAATAATATAGGCTAATAATTTATATTGCTTATTCGCAATATTTAAATTTATATCTACTTCAATTTCACTTATATTTTTTGAGTAATTATTATAGCCATCCCACTGAAACCTTTTTAATCTTATAATAAAAAAATTAGGGTTGTTAGAAATTTTAGTAGAGTGCTCTCCTGGAAATTTATAATTATTTTCTTCTAGAAGTGTATAATTTTCTTTTTGTCCATATTTCTCAGCTAGACAACTATAACAAATTAGTGGAACATCACTTTTTTGTGGGCTTTGTTGACGAACTAACATATCTGATATACAGTGTGTAGTCGAATGTGTATCTTTAATAAAATCTAGGTCATAAATATAAATCTCATCATTTGTTATTCTAGTTTCTTCTATCTCTTTATGTTTTGTACAGTGAAGTTTTTTTGTTATAGTAAACAGTATTTGAAAATTATTTAGACAAACATTTCTATATTCAGAGTTACTCATAATTGAAGATAAAAAATCATAAGCATCCTGCTGTGAATAATTTTCATTTAACAATTGGCCTTCAGGCAGCCAAAAAGCTGATACTAAAGAATTTAAACTATCTCTTGAAGAAAAAGATGGGAAATTGAAAACGTTGTTAGGAGATTCATTTATATGGTCTAATAGCTGTAAAGATGAGTTTATGTAACAAGTATTATTAACGTTGCGTAATGGTGTGAAAAAATTACTATTGCTATTAAAGTGGGGGGAAGCAAGATGATTAAAAGAAGCTCGAGGTGAATTATAGCGTGGACCAGAGGCCTTCTGCAGCTTTATATTTACATATTTAAGCGCACTATCAATGGTTTTATAAAACTCTGATTTGTTTAAATTTTTGGGTATATTCTTTACCCAGGTATGAACTTCGTTCTTATTCCAACGCTCAGAAATGCTACCTTTTACTTTGGTTTTGGAATATGACATTGCAGTTTCAAATATGTCCTTTTGCTGTTGCAAAATGCTTCGCATTTCATTTATATTGGTTGATTTTTCTATTGCGTCATAAACTTGTTCTAGGCGACCTATATGGTTTTTACCTTTAAGATATAACCATATATTTCTAGACTTTGAGGTATTATTAGGGTTGGTTTTTAAGTATTTTTCTAATATTCTCAAAATATTTATTCTAATTTCTTTAATATCTATAATGCTATTTCGTTTTTTACAAGTAACATAGTTTTGGTCACTAGCTTCAGCTTTAAATGAGGTCTTACTAGAGCTTTTACTTGCGTCTCTACGCTCAAAGAGATCGTCAAATAGCTCATTCATTTCCTTAACATAGAGATCGTCAAATAGCTCATTCATTTCCTTAACATAGAGATCGTGGTGAATGGAGTTTTCAGAAGTTTGATATTTGTAAACAGAGTATATTTTTAAGTCACCTGTAGGAGGATCATTATCTTTGCCAAAATTTGAATATAAATTTACCTGATTTTGGTTGTTGGTGTCGTTGTTACCTATATGACCAAAAACGTTTATAACATTATGATCAGGAAACTTAGTATTTTTTATACCCCGTACGAAGTTGTGAAGATGAGTAGTCAGTATCCACATGCTGGTAAATGATTGATTACTATTAATGACAAAGTCATGGAAATAATTATTGATTTTAGTTATCGTAGCATGTAGGTTTGCTCCTTTTGGAGCAAAAGTAATTTCCTTAATTGTTTCAAGATTGCAGGGAGCATGAGAGTAAACTATTTCTTTGATTCCTATAGTTTCATATTCCATAACTTTTAAATGCGGTAAGTAAGCTGTAGCATAATTCTCTAGGAATGTATCTTCATAGTGAAGTATTGAATCTAAATCATAAGATTTATACAGGAATTGAGGCTTTATTTTCTTGTTTAGTAAATCAAGAAACTTCTCATCATGGTTTGAGAGACATATAGTATAATCGATTTTAGATTCTTTCATTCTTTGGAAAACTAGCAGAGTCATATAGTCGGAATTTCCTATATCAGCCAAAATACCACCAATAAAAACTAATTTTATCTGTTTAATGCGACTGGTATCAAATCGAATTTCCTCTAGATTTCTTTCAAAGGAATAATAATTTTTACTGTTATAAGCAGACTTTAACCTGTCATATATACTTTGTAGACCATGTTGATGCAAATCTATAACACCGATTTCAATGAGAAATCTAATAGCTTTTAATGCATTGCCATGTAAATCTCCAATAGCAAATGTGGCTTTATAACCAGGTTCTATTTTGAAGTTTTCATCTAATTCATTTTTTATTTGTTCTATATTAATTTGCTTTAAATTTCTATATTTAGAATAATACTTCTTATACTCCTTCATTTTAATACCTTATTCTTATTTTTTGGTTTGAGTTATAAGACACTGTTGCAACCTAAAAGTAAAACAAGTGCTCATCAACAATTTTTTAGTTAAATTTAGTTTTAAACAAATTATATGGTTTTGATTAACTAAAGTTATTTAATATATATTTTATTAAATAATGTTAAGTATAACATAAATTAATCAATAACTCATGTAATAGATATTATTATTCAATTTATTTGTATAGAATGGCTAAAAATTGAATAATATTAGGTTATTAAAGTAATTTGGAGTAGTGATAGTAGTAAGTATCGAGGTTGCAAGCTTATCTCTGAGATTATGCTATAAAAGCATTCTCTACCCAGTTAATGTCATTATTATTTATAGCAATTACATCAAACCGGCACTCATAATTTTCATACTTTGAATTTCTCTTTAGAAAAATGTTGGCAGTGTTTATAAGCTTTTTTTGTTTAGAATAAGTTATCATCTCTTCAGCTTTAGCAAAAGTTGTAGGGCCTCTATATTTGACTTCAATAAAAACGAGGGTATTTTTGTCTAATGCAATAATGTCAATTTCACCGTAAGGCAAAACTTTGAAGTTTTGCACTAAAATTTGCAGACCTTGAGACTTTAAAAATTTACAAGCTTCTAATTCTGCTTTATTACCAATTTTTGTGGTTTTTTTCATGTTTGTAGTTACTTGTAGTGACAGCACATTGTGCTGTCTTTGATAGTAAATTTAGGTTTTGACAGATCAGCGAACTGGTCACTACACTAAAGATTAAATTTCTTAATTGTTAATTCCGCTATGCCTTAGTAATGCCTCTTCACTAGGTTTTCTACCCATAAATGCCACAAAATTATCCATAGCATCACGAGATGATCCTTTTGAAATAATATTCTCTAGTAATTCTTGTCCGACTTTATCGCTTAAAACACCTTCTTTTTCAAAGCGAGAGAAGACATCAGAAGAGAGGATTTCTGCCCATTTGTAACTATAGTATCCAGCTGCATACCCACCAGCAAAAATGTGTGAAAAACTATTTTGGAATTTATTGTAGTTTGGCACTGGAAGTAGGTCTATTTTTTTACGAACAGCGTCTAGCTCTGTTTGTACCATATTTATACTAGTTAACTTTTTAAAATGAATATTCATATCAAAAATACCAAACTCTAACTGTCTAACCATCATTAATGCTGAATGAAAATGTCGTGTTCCGACTAGTTTATTTATTTGCTCTTTAGAAAGCTTTTTACCATCACGTGAGCCTGAGATTAAGTTTAGTCCTTCTTCGCACCAGCAGAAGTTTTCCATAAATTGGCTTGGAAGCTCTACAGCATCCCATTCAACACCATTTGTCCCAGATATTGAAGGAATACTAACTTTTGATAAAATATGATGTAAAGCATGACCAAATTCATGAAATAGTGTAACAACATCGTTATGAGTTAGATTAGCACCTTGTTTAGATGGTGGTAGAAAGTTACAAGTTACATAAGCAACAGGATTTTGTGTTTTACCGTCAGATTTTATAAATGCTGTGCGAGAGCTATCCATCCAAGCACCACCACGTTTATTATCTCTAGCAAATAAGTCACAAATTATACTACCTATATATTTATCGTTTTTGAAAAAATCAAAAGTTTGTTGTTCAGGGATATATTTTTTATAAGAAGTATTTTCTTTTATCTCTAAACCATATATACAATTAAGGATTTTAAATAAACCAAGTTGTACCTTTTCTAGAGGGAAATATTCTCTTAGCTCTTCGGCTGTGAAATCATATTTAGCTTTTTTAAGTTTTTCAGCGTAGTATGCTGTATCCCAAGGTTTTAGTTCATCTTTTAAACCATTTTCTTTAGCGAAGGTACATAACTCTTCTAGCTCTCTCTTTGCTTGTAGTTTTGATTTGTCTAAAAGTTTATTTAAAAGTTCTAAAACTTGTTCTGGGGTTTCAGCCATCTTTGTAAACAGTGAATATTCAGCATAATTATTAAAACCTAAAATTTGTGATTTTTCGATACGTAATTTTAGAATTTTCTCAATAGTTTCATCATTATCAAAGCTAATATTACTAGCTTCTTTAGAGGCTTTTGTCGAGTATGCTTTATAGAATATTTCTCGTAACTCTCTCTTATCAGCTTGTTGCATCACCGCTAAATATGTTGGGATATCTATGCCAAGAGCATATTTTGAGCTTAATCTTTTTTGTTTAGTTTTATCCTTAGCTACTTGAATAGTAGTTTCTGGTAATCCACTTAAGTCTTCATCGTTATCAGTAGTGTAAACCCAATCCATAGTAGCATCTAAAACATTATTTTCAAATTTGCTAGCTAGTTGGGCCAGTTCTTCTGATATTTCTAGTAGTCTTTGTCTTTTAGCTTCTTCAAGGTTTACTCCTGACATCTCAAAACCAACAATAGCTTTACGTACAGCTTGTGCTTGCTCGGAATTTAAATCTTGATTTTGCACTTTCTGATAAAAGCTTAGTAATTCTTTATTTTGTCCTACTTTTGTATAAAAGTTTGTAAGTTTAGTTACAGCATATTCATAGCTTTCTCGTAATTCTTTAGTATTACATACAGCATTCATATGAGAAATGGTTGAAAAGGCTTGGGTGATTTTTTCATCGTCTTCTTCTAGTTTTAAGAGAGTTTCCCAACTTATATTTTTAGCTTTCAAAGTATTTTTTAGATTATTTTGAGCTTGTTCTATAGCAGTATCTATAGCTGATTTTACTTCATGCTCTTGAAAATTGGCTAAATCTGGCAAGCTAGAGTGTTTTAGTATTGAATTCATAATTACCTCAAAATGTTTTTAAATATTAGTCTGTGCTATAATTTTATATAGGATCTATCTTAGCATACATCAAGGTTTTATTTATGATGAGTTTACAAGAAGATAAAATTACAGCCCCAATTTTTTTCAAAGAATATATAAATGGCTTTTTTAAGCTTAATATAGGTGAGTATAACTATCCACTGATTTTATCCGCTAATAAGATGATAGAATACGATGAAAAGATAACTTCGATTAATGATATTAAGAAATCTCATTTAAAGTTAATACTTAAAACTAATCCAGAGATTGTAATTTTAGGTACAGGCAATAAACAAGTTTTACCTCCTATAGAGGTTATAAACGAATTAGCTAAAGTCGGTAAAAGTGTTGATTTTATGGCTAGTGATATTGCTTGTAAAACCTATAACTTACTTGTTAATGAAAATCGTATTGTAAGCTGTATAATTATTTAAAGAACTATTTTTTTTTAAAAATATAAGTGTTACAATTAAATTGGTTATGTGTAAATTGTAAGTGTAATACTCAAAGGAGAAACATTATGAAAAAAGTAATTAAGTTGGGAGTTTTTTCTCTATCAGTTATGGCGTTAGCAGGTTGTTCTACACTTGGGTCAGATAGTCCAAGTGCTACTGGTAGCCAAGATAAGGCTAAAGCTCCAGACGTAAGCTCATCAAGTACAGCTCCTACTGCAAAAGTAAGCTTAAAACAGAGCTCACAAGATAAAATTGTAGCAATAATAGTTACAAATTATAATAACAATCCAGAAGGTAGTGTTAAGCTACAATGGAAGGCTCCAAGTGACACTAATTGTTATGATACTAGTTTCCCTATTACAAAATACGGTGAGAAAAATGATAAAACTTGGGCATCTGTAGAAACTAAGCAAGCTGGTAAGTATTGTAAAGGTACATGGACAGCAAATGTTGTTTATGACAAGCATGTAATCGCTACTGATTCTATTACTATATAATTAGTGTTAATTGTAACTTCTTTATAAAAAGTTAGACTTATTAAAGACTTTATCGATTAGTTAATTTATTTCATTCTAAAAAATATTTCCTTATAATCATTTTTTCAAAAACTAATTTTTTATGTCAAATGATTGTTTTGAAAAATTTAAAGTTTGTAAAGTCTATTAATCCAATGGTGGTTGTAATATAATGTAAAACTAAAATAAGAAGTAAAATTTAAACTTAAAACTTAAAACATATAGTGGATAGGTGGGGATGAAGAAAATATTGTTATTTTGTTTGGTAAGTATTGGTTTGGTAAGTTGCAGTACTTATAATTCTTTTATAGATAAGCTTTATAGTCATGATGATGCTGTGTCAGTAAATCCAGATGATACTTTAGAGAATCCGGACCAAGATGGTGAAGCTGTAGCTTATGATACTCCTACAGCTTCCTTAACACTTAAGTATAAGCCGGCTACTCATGAGATAGATGCTCGTATGGTTACTAATTGGAATGGAGCTCCTCAAGGCACGGTATATTTAACTTGGTTTGCTCCAAAAGATACAGATTGTTATAGTACATCTTTCCCTATTGCTAAATTTAAAGAAACAGAAGACTATACTGTTGACAGTCAAAGTGTTCTTAGTGATGATAAGGTATGTGCGGGTACTTGGAAAGCTGTAGTAGTAAATAAATCTGATAATTCAGAATTAGCTAAAGCTTCTGTGATAATAGGATGATATTCATACTTCTTTTTCAAGACTTATTGCCAGCTTGCAACAGTCCCTTTATGTTGGAATTGGTATTACAGTTTTTTAAAGATAGAAGCTTGTGACTTCTATTTATGTTAAACTGTTTATTCCAGTAATAAAGAAATATTACCTAATGCTAAATTTTCTTAAAAAGATAACATACCAAGATATAATCTTCTATTTTTTATGTATATCTTTATTTATAGTTTTTCTAATGCCTTTTATGCCTTATAGTACCCTAAATTTGATTAAAACCTCATCTGGTGGAAAGACAATTTATTTAAACGATATTCTCTCAGAAAATCTTTATTTGTTTAAGGTGAGGTATCTTATTTTCTACTATACTTTATGTATTTGTAGTATAGCAATCATCTTTAATACAAAACTTTTAGCTAAATTAATAAACTATTTTAAAAGCTTTAGTAAATTGGTCCAAATCTCGATAGGTTTGTTTTTCATATTTGGGTTAATCTCATCATCTTTTGCTATCTCCCCCTCGATAGCTTTTAAGGGAGTAAGTGTTACTTTCTTACAATTTATTTGTGTAACGTTCGTTGCACACTATACTAGCCAAAATACTACTGCGATAAAAAATTTTTACACGATAGTTTTGTTGTCTTTAATATTTTTTGGTGGCAGTTTGTTTTTGCATTTGTTTTTGTCTAATTTTTCTATTTATGGTCAAGTAATAGCCGGTAATATTCAGAAGGTCTTGTTATATACATATAACTGCCTGAATCCTCGATTTTTAGATAACTATTTTAGTTGGTTTATTCCTTTGTTATTACTGCCTTGGTTTATTAACTTAAGAGCAATATTTAAAGTAGGTTCTTTAGTAGCTTTGATTATGGTTTGGTTTGTGCTTATTAATCATGCTTTTAGGACAGTCATCGCTGAATACATAATTATACTTCCATTACTTGCATTTTATAATCGTAAAATGTTTAAGCTAGTATTGAAGGTTTTTACTG
Above is a window of Allofrancisella inopinata DNA encoding:
- the prfA gene encoding peptide chain release factor 1; protein product: MKDSIKSKLQSLVERHEEVSALLSDASVISNQNKFRDLSKEYSNLEPVVKAFKEYSQAQEDKQAAQEMLNEKDQDLVEMAKEELKLAETKIIELEKELQVLLLPRDPNDDANVFLEIRAGTGGDEASIFSGDLFRMYSKYAEQKGWKIEVVSASEGEHGGYKEIITKINGEGVYSQLKFESGAHRVQRVPATESQGRIHTSACTVAVMPEVDEVEGIDINPADLKVDTFRASGAGGQHVNKTDSAIRITHIPTGVVVECQDQRSQHKNRAAAMSMLKSKLLQAEIDKQQKEQSDTRRNLVGSGDRSERIRTYNYPQGRITDHRINLTLYKLDEVMEGYLDSVIQPLVLEHQADLLATMSDE
- the prmC gene encoding peptide chain release factor N(5)-glutamine methyltransferase, with product MSSNLTISNLIKTNLTKFKFSDTATARSDIQTIVCEVLGVDKTYLYMCPEQTLGDQQAKEIEQKISRLSQGEPLAYILGYKYFWKQKLFVTKDTLIPRADTEVLIETILNDINKTVVPDTDPVSLDYKSYVKLKILDLGTGTGAIALALANELSNSQIIAVDFSEKALEVAQINAVANGIDNVKFIKSNWYQALGLEKFDIIVSNPPYIDHDDSNIDFEVKAYEPKSALFAGDEGLADIKIIVTQASKFLVPGGRIYLEHGFSQAEEVARVLQENNFSGIQTIKDLNNKDRCTVGHN
- a CDS encoding DUF3281 family protein; this translates as MNKKLISVIAILTTAPLLSSCGTQEELSEYQIVTSCNDLTCSIALDQVDLLRYTTVLGKDIDRVLKSEPVGATEGTQFDITWSISGGDYATDADMTAAGLTACESDTCSNTANPTGYVFSSPGAKQISVSGVVKLSDGRTINVNQSKSILVGLYSTATYRVPKNSSSTYYNATQMVNDFNNLPSNERAGISSISVDNNNITFTCEEGQYITSAMRDLSSGQKLDFSNLVDQSGSVQFEAGVTFTASYGGTYVRNAEQVSSSVQWTAIACGGIIGS
- a CDS encoding ubiquitin carboxyl-terminal hydrolase: MKEYKKYYSKYRNLKQINIEQIKNELDENFKIEPGYKATFAIGDLHGNALKAIRFLIEIGVIDLHQHGLQSIYDRLKSAYNSKNYYSFERNLEEIRFDTSRIKQIKLVFIGGILADIGNSDYMTLLVFQRMKESKIDYTICLSNHDEKFLDLLNKKIKPQFLYKSYDLDSILHYEDTFLENYATAYLPHLKVMEYETIGIKEIVYSHAPCNLETIKEITFAPKGANLHATITKINNYFHDFVINSNQSFTSMWILTTHLHNFVRGIKNTKFPDHNVINVFGHIGNNDTNNQNQVNLYSNFGKDNDPPTGDLKIYSVYKYQTSENSIHHDLYVKEMNELFDDLYVKEMNELFDDLFERRDASKSSSKTSFKAEASDQNYVTCKKRNSIIDIKEIRINILRILEKYLKTNPNNTSKSRNIWLYLKGKNHIGRLEQVYDAIEKSTNINEMRSILQQQKDIFETAMSYSKTKVKGSISERWNKNEVHTWVKNIPKNLNKSEFYKTIDSALKYVNIKLQKASGPRYNSPRASFNHLASPHFNSNSNFFTPLRNVNNTCYINSSLQLLDHINESPNNVFNFPSFSSRDSLNSLVSAFWLPEGQLLNENYSQQDAYDFLSSIMSNSEYRNVCLNNFQILFTITKKLHCTKHKEIEETRITNDEIYIYDLDFIKDTHSTTHCISDMLVRQQSPQKSDVPLICYSCLAEKYGQKENYTLLEENNYKFPGEHSTKISNNPNFFIIRLKRFQWDGYNNYSKNISEIEVDINLNIANKQYKLLAYIIHKGKTSKQGHYYLVSLKKYPKVYKINDEEVKILKENEETELRKQAYIMLYKKI
- a CDS encoding YraN family protein; this encodes MKKTTKIGNKAELEACKFLKSQGLQILVQNFKVLPYGEIDIIALDKNTLVFIEVKYRGPTTFAKAEEMITYSKQKKLINTANIFLKRNSKYENYECRFDVIAINNNDINWVENAFIA
- a CDS encoding M3 family metallopeptidase — its product is MNSILKHSSLPDLANFQEHEVKSAIDTAIEQAQNNLKNTLKAKNISWETLLKLEEDDEKITQAFSTISHMNAVCNTKELRESYEYAVTKLTNFYTKVGQNKELLSFYQKVQNQDLNSEQAQAVRKAIVGFEMSGVNLEEAKRQRLLEISEELAQLASKFENNVLDATMDWVYTTDNDEDLSGLPETTIQVAKDKTKQKRLSSKYALGIDIPTYLAVMQQADKRELREIFYKAYSTKASKEASNISFDNDETIEKILKLRIEKSQILGFNNYAEYSLFTKMAETPEQVLELLNKLLDKSKLQAKRELEELCTFAKENGLKDELKPWDTAYYAEKLKKAKYDFTAEELREYFPLEKVQLGLFKILNCIYGLEIKENTSYKKYIPEQQTFDFFKNDKYIGSIICDLFARDNKRGGAWMDSSRTAFIKSDGKTQNPVAYVTCNFLPPSKQGANLTHNDVVTLFHEFGHALHHILSKVSIPSISGTNGVEWDAVELPSQFMENFCWCEEGLNLISGSRDGKKLSKEQINKLVGTRHFHSALMMVRQLEFGIFDMNIHFKKLTSINMVQTELDAVRKKIDLLPVPNYNKFQNSFSHIFAGGYAAGYYSYKWAEILSSDVFSRFEKEGVLSDKVGQELLENIISKGSSRDAMDNFVAFMGRKPSEEALLRHSGINN
- a CDS encoding Mth938-like domain-containing protein; the protein is MMSLQEDKITAPIFFKEYINGFFKLNIGEYNYPLILSANKMIEYDEKITSINDIKKSHLKLILKTNPEIVILGTGNKQVLPPIEVINELAKVGKSVDFMASDIACKTYNLLVNENRIVSCIII
- a CDS encoding TUL4 family lipoprotein, which encodes MKKVIKLGVFSLSVMALAGCSTLGSDSPSATGSQDKAKAPDVSSSSTAPTAKVSLKQSSQDKIVAIIVTNYNNNPEGSVKLQWKAPSDTNCYDTSFPITKYGEKNDKTWASVETKQAGKYCKGTWTANVVYDKHVIATDSITI
- a CDS encoding TUL4 family lipoprotein; the encoded protein is MKKILLFCLVSIGLVSCSTYNSFIDKLYSHDDAVSVNPDDTLENPDQDGEAVAYDTPTASLTLKYKPATHEIDARMVTNWNGAPQGTVYLTWFAPKDTDCYSTSFPIAKFKETEDYTVDSQSVLSDDKVCAGTWKAVVVNKSDNSELAKASVIIG
- a CDS encoding O-antigen ligase family protein, which produces MLNFLKKITYQDIIFYFLCISLFIVFLMPFMPYSTLNLIKTSSGGKTIYLNDILSENLYLFKVRYLIFYYTLCICSIAIIFNTKLLAKLINYFKSFSKLVQISIGLFFIFGLISSSFAISPSIAFKGVSVTFLQFICVTFVAHYTSQNTTAIKNFYTIVLLSLIFFGGSLFLHLFLSNFSIYGQVIAGNIQKVLLYTYNCLNPRFLDNYFSWFIPLLLLPWFINLRAIFKVGSLVALIMVWFVLINHAFRTVIAEYIIILPLLAFYNRKMFKLVLKVFTVSIVIAIAINFIYINYIMAVPNQEVSTIFRYDTSGRIPVWIEAFKIGLEYPFTGVGQWNYLAITRYDSAGYPHNLLLEIWSQWGILAFATAIVVILTAIKNLFKQRKEICENPYYCIFIMMLTAGMIDGMLNAMFKTSLGLFGCVFVVGFCLSIFKPSGYRNTEVSRLALLVTRLAIFGSLFCIVILPLIFSPLWI